The Tripterygium wilfordii isolate XIE 37 chromosome 21, ASM1340144v1, whole genome shotgun sequence genome segment ACAAGGTTCACGAAGAGAGGGGTTTCTACTTGGAACAAGAGCCTGCATAGCCTCCAGGGTGTCCATAGCCTCATCACCCTGGAGGCTAGTGAGTGCAACCCCTGCGTAGAACTCATGATCTCTTCTCACACAGAATAGAATCTCTCTATTACAGCAGAactaaacaataaattttgagtgGAGTTTCGGACTACTATTCAAAAGAGTGTGTTTGCTCAATGCAGAAGATGCAAATTCATGGATAAGACCGGTCTGGTCTGTCATATACTTTCTTAAAGCATATTTGGCATAAAGACCTCACGAGTCACGATCGAGTTGGGGTCTAGGAGTAATGGACAAAGGCATTCAGTTCTTATATAAAGAGGCTCGTTTTATGTTcataaataaaactcaagacTCCACTTCAACTTGAATCAACACAAAGAGAAGGTTGAGGTGGTTCTAGTGGACAAAATAATTGTctgtttcatatttttatttgataCAAAATATCCCATGATATTATTCTTTGCACGTACAAAAAGCTGCTACTGAACAAAGGCAGAAATAAAACTACGCCAACGCCAGACAGGAGGAGAACAAAAGAGATAACATGGCCTATCCCAGAGAGAACTTCATTAAATTGGAATCACAAACGCCTAAAATTAATCTCAGATATACAATATGATAATGCTTCTTTTACTTGGAAATTATTGGAGTCCTCTTGAAGTGCATCTTCATATAGTCTCTGTGCCTGTTGCAGCAACTTCACCCTCTCTTTACTAGTAATTGGCCGTAAACGAGATCTTTGTTGCAATGCCATACCCCATCTGAACAAAGCTGCAATCCAATCGTGTCAATGTTCATGCTGGTTATTATACTTTCTTAATATGGAGTATTTAATAGATGACTataacaaaaatttcaaaacagCTGAACTGCATTGGTACTATATGTTTAAACATAGTCACAAAGATGCAATGGATCCAGAGTTATGTATCAGCAGCTTCTAAATAAGATGATGTTTGTAGACCTCTATAAGAGATAAATGGATGCCTTAATGTACTTGAGAGAAACTTCATTGCACTGATAATGTTGTGGCAGCAGTGTCTTTTCAGCTGGTTATTAGCACCATGGACATATAATTCATTCAACTCTCCTGTCTCTCTAGTCATTTAGATATTCTCACCTCTCTTAAGAGTATAAAAGTACAATGCTACTTATGGTTTTAGATGAAAGACAGAAAAAGGATCGTTTGAAAACATACCTTCTGGTGCATAAACATTGCCTCTGGACATCATGGTATCAAATTTATCAATTGCAGCCAAGAAGATTTTGTCTGCATCAAAAGCTGCTTCCTGAAACTCAAAAAATGTCGCTCAAAAGTTTCAGCATAAGATATTATTAATCACCTATTAGGCTTCAGCAGAATTTGAGTCAACAAAATGCAAAAAGACAGATTGTACTCTTACAGTAAGCAGTCATTTAGTTACTGGTCCAAGTGCCACATTCATAAgcaaaatatatgaaaagaaCTACAAAGAAGCTAATAATGCTAAGACAAATGCTTACTGGTCCAATATCTGCAATCAACTGTGCACGGAAGGAGAGAGCAAGGCCCCAATTATATAACGCTCTCACATCATTCCCATCAATAGATAAAGCTAGCCTGTATTTCCTCCCTGCCTCCACAAGAAGTTCTTCACACTCTTCACATACATTGACAAGGACAGATGCAAGTCTGCCTTTACTCGCCAGCTTGTCATCAACACCCTTGAGTGTCTTACCTTGCCTCTCAGATGGTAAGGGATCCCTTCTACAAAGAAGAGCTCTCAATTCACgactaattttcaattttagctCTCCATGAAGAAGATAAGTGTTGCCTAATTGGCCCACAGCCAGTAAACTCTTGGGCTTCATAATTATGGCTTTGGAGAGTAACTTGGCAGACTTGTATAACATGATCTCTGCATGCTCTTCATCGTGTTTAGCTCTTATACACTCCTTGGCTTGGCTAAGAAGGTCATTAGCTTCAGCTAAACACCTATCAAATGCCACATCATCTGAAACCATTGAAGATGACAACCCATCCTCATTCTCATGTGTAGAATTATGATCATCGAGATCAGAATTGTCTTTAAAATTTATGGTTTCTCTGAATCGAGAAGTGTAAGTCTCATTCTCGCCATTATCCTGTCCGAGTGAGGAGCTATAAGATCTGCTGGATTCCTTGAGGATCTGCTCTTGCACAAAGGCAGCTTCTTTTTCCATATGACTCAAGCTGACATTAAAATCCGAAGAATCACAGGATACCCGCTTCTCATTTGGATTATTTTGATCCATCCTCAAATGAACAGTACTATTACTCATGAATTGCAATTCTTTATGCTGGGAACTATACTCTTTACGGTCAATGTATCTTTTAACACTTGCATGTATCTCCCCTTCAttaattttttcattttccaGAGCCATCTTAATTCTTCTGTCTCTACCCCAATTAAAAGAACGCCCATTTGATGGGCCCTGAAAAGAATCgaaattctcattttctctattgttttcaatcaaattcaaactcCTTTCTTCAACTGCAGGAGTTGCATAATTTCCATGAGTTTGATTATTCGCCAAACTTGCCTCCTTCCCATGTTTGTTATTATCTTTCAATTTATTAGATTTTGAAGTAACCAAACCCTCTCCAAACAACCATTGAAAAAATGGTAATGATCTGAACCCATCATCACCAAGCTCTTTCCTTTTCCTACTTGACTTCTGATTCTCATCTAAAACACCATTAGAGTTTCTCATACCATCAATAGCACTCTCAACAATATTTCTAGCATCCAAACATGATAGTCTCAATGATTCAGTTACATTAGCATAATTTTTCAAATCATCAGCTGTAATCTTATTCAAAGCAATACCTTTTTGTATATGATTCTTTAAATTACTGAGTTTAAcctcaattccatcaaaaaaTTCCACCACATCCCTCAATTTGTCACTATAAACCCTGAATATCTCCTCTCTAGACCTTCTCTTGCTAACACTAAGCTCGCTGAAGGTTCCACTACGAGCAAACCCAAACGATAATCCGATAgcgaaaaccaaaacaaaagctGGGAAAACCACAATTGACTTAACTCTAACTCTGGAAATGGCTAAAGCACAAACAAACCcgaaaagaaacataaaaacatGCTTTCTGTCATCAATCCCAATCGAAACCAGAAAATTACGCAGCTGAGTTGACTCACCGGATTGGACGGACTCACCAATTGGCCTCAACTCGTCCCACCCACCGTATATTGCTGGTTCAGAAGTCGAAGACGTCTTGAACGAAGAGAATTTTAGGATGTTGATATTCTGGAGGCATTTTCGGCTGGGAATGTATAGGAGTTTTTTGGTTTCCCGAGAAAGAGATGGAAAATGGAAAAGGCAAATAGACGATGATAATTTCCTCGTTAAATATACAGTGGAATTCGACAGAAGTAGGGTTCTCATCGGAGATTGTCCAGAGAAAAAAAACCTCGTGTGGATGATTCCTCTCGTTAGATCAGCAACAACGCTTTCAGGTTTGTGTAGTTGCAATCGACAGTTGAGTGTTAACTGGAGCCGACGCCGGTTCGgtaccaaaaccgtttaaaaaCCAAAGAACCGGAATAGCCGGCTGGTTTTGGACCAAACAGTTGAACCGGATGTTTCACAAACCGAACTGAGCGCGTTCTTCTTGTAATTTtgtcaattttcattttcaagtgTGGCGGGGTTTCTCTACTCTAAACTGAAAAGACAATAGCTAGGGGAAGGAAAGCCAGAATACAGGGCGAGAAGCCATGAATGCGCCTGACCGACACGAGCGATTTCTCATCCATGAAGCATTGAAGAGTAATGCCGCACTTTCTCTCGCTCTCTATTTCGTtctctaattaattttttgcttTCTAGGGTTTGTACGACAGGGACACGAAGATAATCAGTGCAGCATCGTTcacgatagagagagagagaggagcacACCATTGGCAACATTCTTCGCATGTAACTCAATTTTGTTCTTTCAGATCTCTGgtgattttttgtttaattaaacCTTAATAACATGTTTGTTTtgtggtttttattttgttgttggtCAGGGAATTACATAGGGATGAGAATGTTCTCTTTGTTGGTTACAAGCTTCCTCACCCTCTCCCGTACCAGATCATTGTTAGGGTTGGTAAAAATTCCCCTTCTATATAAATTGCAAATGTTTTTTTAGGTCTTGCTATTCATTCTTAGAATTTCGTGGTActtatatttctttattttttagtagtaagcGAATGGGCTATAGAGAATAGTGAGATACTAAGGAGCTTGAGCATATGCAGCTCAGTGGTAGATAATGTGGGCAGTTTTCCAATTTTCCAGCACGATTTTAGCTAACACCCAACGATTCCTACATATTAGTGAGAAAAGCGTAAACgacattgttttttttagtaAGGAATGAGCATGAGCCAAAGGCCTATGTAAACCCCGGATACTAGGATTGCCCCATTCCTCCAAGTACCTGATAAGTAGTAGGGTGTTTGTTGTGGAGAGTTGAACTTGGGTCCCCAGCTATAAGGATTCATCCTGATTCCTAAGCCAACTCACCACCCTTGGGTGGTTGACTTAACATTGTTTAGTTAGGCAGTAGTAGGATTATCAGTTGCTTGGTTAACATTGGAGTGGAGAATCCAAAACATCTATAAATGAAGCGCTAGTTGATTTTCTTTATACTACTGTTTCAATATTCAAATATCTTGAAAAATTATCTGAGGGTAGCAGATTTGCTATATTTTCCACTCTTCTGCAAACTCAGTGATTGGATGTGGCTTTTAGATCCAACAACGGCCAGTCATCTTTGATGCAGGCATATAACCAGGCTGTCAATGATTTGGACGAGGAACTTGGCCCTTTGAAGACTGCATATTTGGTTTAGGAGTCATTATTGATTCTGCCTTCTATGCGTGATTCTTAACTTATTGTGAGATATCTTTTTCTCTTTGAAGTGCTTAGTCTCGTGATTGGTATATTTGAAGTGCTTATGGTCTCTTGACTGGCATCTTGCCAAATGCCAAGTATATTTATTAGCAATTCCTTAGAACTCAAGTGTTTCTACTTTCAATGAAGTAAGatataaagaacaaaaaagaagtGCATCCCTGTGTAGAGGCAATAAGTCTCTTGAGAGTATCTTTTATACAACTTAGTTTTTGTCAGTAGATGAACTCGGATTGTTTGACTATTGCTCTCAATGTATGTATTTGGCTATTATTCATTCATGAGTGCAAAGACTGGCAcctcgggttttttttttttgcctgtaGAATTGTTTCCGGTTGAGTGTCCGGTGCTTTATAAAAAGATAATGCTTAGTTTAAGTTCACTCAGAAAGTAAATTGTCATTAGCTTTGACAAGTTTCTGATGAATGTGTATGATGAATATATACAAGAAAGGGGAAGAAGAAGGCAGTTGCATCATTGCCAATTAGTTACATCATCGGCGTTTGCTATTTTTGAAGGAGTTAATTTTGAATCCATAAGATGCTAGAATTGGAACCTATGATACCCAGACTCTGAGTGTTGGGCtattcaatttgaaaatttgatgggTAATTGGGTATGCGGACATCATTCAAAAATTAAGATATGGGTACTTGTACACCATCCAAAACTAGGATACGGATTACGGATACgtgatttcatgttttttgccTAGAGATATCGTTGATTCTTTTGAAGTAGGGAATGCATGATTTTCCCCTTGGTAACTTGGTTTGCCTAAATTTGGAAGGAATACTGCTGTTTTCTGGACAAGAAATCTTAAGAAATATATTTATAGTTCTTCTCcttgtttattattattgttcatTGATATCATAATTTGAAAATGCCTAAATCTAGGTATTATTCCCCATCCTTGATTAGATTAGAATTTTAACGATTGATGATATAATTATATGTCAGGGAGTGTTAAGGAAATGAAAATTATTGTTAAAACACTATAAAATATTGGTCACCCTTCATTACAAAATCAATGATAATGTTAATGATCATCAATGTTTGTCCTCTCTTGAAAACAATTAACTTAGCTGATTTAGAGGCTTTATAGTTGAAAATTATATTCACCAGTTAGAGGCAGAaattttgaaagcaataaaTCCATCCATACTGGAGGAGGATATAGGTTTGCACATCACTTTTGTTTGAATGGACTAATAGACAGATCTTTTATTAGGCGTTGAAAGATGGGGAAATCTTGAAATAGACAGGCATTTATATGAATGTATAGAATTTTAAGTGTTGAAATTGACTGATAAAAGGTAGATAGGGATAATAGAAGTGTTTGGTGGTTGAGTTGACCCACCACATCTACACTTCTTTTATCTCTACCTCTTCTTCAAAGTTTCATTTTGATCCCCACTAACCTATGCGGTACTGTGTTCCTATTCTTTGTCCACGCACACCGTCGGCTTTTACTACGTTGGATTTCCAATGATACTTACTTCTTTGtcacaaaagaaaattcattaaGTATTAGTCCAAATCCTTTCTCCTTAAAAGTTATGCAATAAGAGAGTTGAgatgatcagggttcgaatatACTCTcttatttcaaaataaaaaaagagttgggatgaaatttttttaatcatttgattgataaattagtggtgaatctctcttACATCAAATTATATAGATTTAGATTTAGAATATCATGAGTTTGATTCCCACTGTGAACAATAATTTTGTGGCATGTGTTGGAATTTTGCTCAATATACCTTGATTGTGAGATATTTCTATGCGTGTGGGCTTGAgagtttagatccatatcagatgtcaaaaagataaatttgtatgatatcattttcgtttataaaattaaaaaataaatgatttttttttttatgtagctCAGAATTCTCCTAAGTTCCTTTCTCTTTTCGTCATTAACTTCTGATCTTGtattatatgtttttcttccatgttttttatttattagctTGGCGTAGCGTTGAACTACAATCATATTAAACTATTTTACGTAGATTATGAAATTGACTCTAACTCTATTATTGCAAAGttatatttgattattgtttgAAAATCTAGAATGCATTTATGATGTTTGTGGTCCTTAAAAGATTCTATAATGGTTTAGAGTAGCAGTACCTAGCCTGCTAGCCTTCAGGACAGACAAGTCGCATGCATCAGATAAAGTATATGAGTCAGTCTTATCTCGTTATTTTAATTATCGATTGCATAGTCGTTATATGGTCCGCGTACAATTGGGTACAAACAGTACTTGATAGAATTACATAATTGAACCTTTATCTAGACAACAAACTAAAATTGCTTAATTCTGCCTCACAAGAATTCTTGGTGAGAGTATTCATTCCAAATTTTAAACCATAAACCTAAATTCAATAATTTAAatctttaaattttaaattttaaatcttGGAACATtaaattctaaattttaaacgctaaattttaaaaaaaatttataaccgagaataacatcatatAAAATTGTCCTTAGAATATCCAATATAAGCTTAAACTTGGACCATTAAAGTCTATGTGTATAGAAGTTTTTTATTTGATGATATAATAATTTGAGCCAAGCATAACGAGTGGTCAAAAAGATATTATTcctaatcaaaatcaaattcagAACCTTTTAAGTCCATACACTAAATCTTAATGTCGCTACTTTAAATCCTAAAGTCTTAAATATTATGtatgatattttttaaaataatataatccGTCAAATTGCCAATACGAAGATAATTGTAATTTGACCAAGCAAAATCGCTACTTTCCATAAAACTCAAATTCTtggttaaaattttaaaagaccaaaataataaattaatgtcaCACTATAGTTTATCATGCCACTCAATGTTAACAAATGCCAATAGTTTATGATGCTACTCAATGTTGTACATTCAAGAGTTgacttggttgacaatcgattgggttagacatatatgtgtctaAGGTTCTATTTCAATCACAAACGTAATTCTAtgtggtattttaaaaaaaaaatgttgtccaTTCAATATCTTAAAATTACGAAAATgggtatataaatattataacttCATAATTTAACACTCTTATGGGTAATCGCTGCCTGCTTTTATGATTAAATATTGTGCCATAATTAAACAATTATGTGCTAAATGATGATTACTTGATTAGATTAGATGAACCCACAATGACTATTATATTGTGTTCCCACCGTTAAAAGGAGGATTGAAGATTCGGCTAGG includes the following:
- the LOC119988081 gene encoding uncharacterized protein LOC119988081 isoform X1; this encodes MRTLLLSNSTVYLTRKLSSSICLFHFPSLSRETKKLLYIPSRKCLQNINILKFSSFKTSSTSEPAIYGGWDELRPIGESVQSGESTQLRNFLVSIGIDDRKHVFMFLFGFVCALAISRVRVKSIVVFPAFVLVFAIGLSFGFARSGTFSELSVSKRRSREEIFRVYSDKLRDVVEFFDGIEVKLSNLKNHIQKGIALNKITADDLKNYANVTESLRLSCLDARNIVESAIDGMRNSNGVLDENQKSSRKRKELGDDGFRSLPFFQWLFGEGLVTSKSNKLKDNNKHGKEASLANNQTHGNYATPAVEERSLNLIENNRENENFDSFQGPSNGRSFNWGRDRRIKMALENEKINEGEIHASVKRYIDRKEYSSQHKELQFMSNSTVHLRMDQNNPNEKRVSCDSSDFNVSLSHMEKEAAFVQEQILKESSRSYSSSLGQDNGENETYTSRFRETINFKDNSDLDDHNSTHENEDGLSSSMVSDDVAFDRCLAEANDLLSQAKECIRAKHDEEHAEIMLYKSAKLLSKAIIMKPKSLLAVGQLGNTYLLHGELKLKISRELRALLCRRDPLPSERQGKTLKGVDDKLASKGRLASVLVNVCEECEELLVEAGRKYRLALSIDGNDVRALYNWGLALSFRAQLIADIGPFQEAAFDADKIFLAAIDKFDTMMSRGNVYAPEALFRWGMALQQRSRLRPITSKERVKLLQQAQRLYEDALQEDSNNFQVKEALSYCISEINFRRL
- the LOC119988081 gene encoding uncharacterized protein LOC119988081 isoform X2 codes for the protein MRTLLLSNSTVYLTRKLSSSICLFHFPSLSRETKKLLYIPSRKCLQNINILKFSSFKTSSTSEPAIYGGWDELRPIGESVQSGESTQLRNFLVSIGIDDRKHVFMFLFGFVCALAISRVRVKSIVVFPAFVLVFAIGLSFGFARSGTFSELSVSKRRSREEIFRVYSDKLRDVVEFFDGIEVKLSNLKNHIQKGIALNKITADDLKNYANVTESLRLSCLDARNIVESAIDGMRNSNGVLDENQKSSRKRKELGDDGFRSLPFFQWLFGEGLVTSKSNKLKDNNKHGKEASLANNQTHGNYATPAVEERSLNLIENNRENENFDSFQGPSNGRSFNWGRDRRIKMALENEKINEGEIHASVKRYIDRKEYSSQHKELQFMSNSTVHLRMDQNNPNEKRVSCDSSDFNVSLSHMEKEAAFVQEQILKESSRSYSSSLGQDNGENETYTSRFRETINFKDNSDLDDHNSTHENEDGLSSSMVSDDVAFDRCLAEANDLLSQAKECIRAKHDEEHAEIMLYKSAKLLSKAIIMKPKSLLAVGQLGNTYLLHGELKLKISRELRALLCRRDPLPSERQGKTLKGVDDKLASKGRLASVLVNVCEECEELLVEAGRKYRLALSIDGNDVRALYNWGLALSFRAQLIADIGPEAAFDADKIFLAAIDKFDTMMSRGNVYAPEALFRWGMALQQRSRLRPITSKERVKLLQQAQRLYEDALQEDSNNFQVKEALSYCISEINFRRL